One genomic segment of Peribacillus muralis includes these proteins:
- a CDS encoding DUF3888 domain-containing protein, producing MIKRYIIFFGLLLFVMTPLQTVKAETGSNAEREYFTTEDIMADIVFPSIDKEVVKEYEGDSFVGWQWKRIVGITYNNNHSYDVSVRIEVPLKGNPNEFSEDLIKVRISPSCDSEKLNKQLCDHDFTIKIVEYKHLTQ from the coding sequence ATGATTAAAAGATACATAATTTTTTTTGGATTATTGTTATTTGTTATGACTCCTTTACAAACTGTTAAGGCAGAAACTGGTTCAAATGCGGAAAGAGAGTATTTCACGACAGAGGATATCATGGCAGATATTGTGTTTCCGTCTATTGATAAAGAGGTTGTAAAAGAGTATGAGGGTGATTCTTTCGTAGGCTGGCAATGGAAAAGAATTGTTGGTATAACTTACAATAACAATCATTCTTATGATGTTTCTGTTAGGATTGAAGTACCTTTAAAGGGAAATCCAAATGAATTTAGCGAGGATTTAATTAAAGTAAGAATTTCTCCATCTTGTGATAGTGAGAAACTTAATAAGCAGTTATGTGATCACGATTTTACGATAAAAATTGTGGAATACAAACATTTGACCCAATAA
- a CDS encoding MFS transporter codes for MTRYMALLFATACGMAVANIYYAQPLLDSLSIEFGVSHSSIGIVITITQLCYALGLLLLVPLGDLLNRRRLIIGQMLLSVLSLVVVGIAPITTVLFTGLAAVGLLAVVTQVHVAFASTLAAPSERGRIVGLVQSGIVIGILLARTFAGVLTDLAGWRSVYLVSAAMMLIMTGVLFRVLPRDESKRESLSYPQLLRSVLTLFRQERILRIRGVLALLMFTAFSTLWTSLVLPLSAPPYSLSHTVIGAFGLAGVAGALAAARAGGLADRGLGQRTTCIALVLLLASWFPISFTEHSLVALVIGVIFLDLAVQAVHVTNQSMIFTVRPEARSRLTAAYMIFYSIGSAMGSIISTNIYANYGWIGVSLFGASVSALALLYWIITYRLTERIREK; via the coding sequence ATGACTCGCTACATGGCACTATTGTTTGCAACAGCCTGTGGGATGGCTGTCGCCAACATATATTATGCACAACCGTTGCTAGACTCCCTGTCCATCGAATTTGGTGTCTCCCATTCATCCATCGGCATCGTCATCACCATTACCCAACTTTGTTACGCGCTAGGACTGCTACTGCTGGTACCGCTCGGTGATCTACTGAATCGACGTCGGCTAATCATCGGACAAATGCTTTTATCCGTTTTGTCTCTGGTTGTGGTCGGCATCGCCCCCATCACCACAGTGCTGTTCACCGGGTTAGCTGCGGTCGGGCTGCTTGCTGTAGTGACTCAAGTGCACGTAGCGTTCGCATCGACTTTGGCTGCCCCATCCGAGCGTGGACGTATAGTCGGCTTGGTGCAAAGTGGAATCGTGATTGGCATTCTGCTCGCAAGAACATTCGCTGGTGTACTAACCGATCTCGCCGGTTGGCGTTCGGTCTATCTTGTTTCTGCCGCCATGATGCTCATCATGACTGGCGTGTTGTTCCGAGTACTCCCGCGTGATGAAAGCAAAAGAGAGTCACTATCCTATCCGCAGCTGCTCCGTTCAGTGCTCACATTGTTCAGGCAAGAACGAATCCTACGCATCCGCGGAGTACTGGCTCTGCTGATGTTTACCGCGTTTAGCACATTGTGGACTTCGCTGGTGCTACCTCTCAGTGCTCCACCATACTCCCTTTCACATACCGTTATTGGAGCGTTTGGTCTTGCTGGAGTTGCCGGAGCATTAGCTGCTGCTCGTGCTGGAGGTCTTGCTGATCGAGGTCTAGGCCAGCGAACAACCTGCATAGCCCTAGTTTTATTGTTAGCATCATGGTTCCCAATCAGCTTTACCGAACACTCACTGGTCGCATTAGTCATTGGCGTTATCTTTCTTGACCTGGCTGTGCAAGCAGTACATGTAACCAACCAGAGTATGATTTTCACAGTGCGTCCAGAGGCAAGAAGCCGACTTACTGCTGCTTACATGATTTTTTATTCCATCGGCAGTGCCATGGGTTCAATTATTTCAACCAATATATACGCAAACTATGGATGGATCGGAGTATCTCTATTTGGTGCCTCTGTCAGCGCTTTAGCCCTTTTGTATTGGATAATAACCTACCGTCTAACGGAGCGGATTAGAGAGAAATGA
- a CDS encoding ester cyclase gives MNQIPGNNEFTEISGGDSPAPKFLQTNEQIIKSFFEVVRSGSNPEQAKFFMAKEVRAHQVNSESMVTIKRSPENYADHIREMKDSWGNFKIEIQELISQNQKVHVRWKQTGMHIGEYEGYLPTNKEVIEIGSAVYLLEDQKIVEYWIQVDRLGILEQIKKNQEQD, from the coding sequence ATGAATCAAATACCGGGGAATAACGAATTCACTGAAATATCTGGGGGCGATTCACCAGCTCCAAAATTCCTACAGACAAACGAACAGATTATAAAAAGCTTCTTTGAAGTTGTCAGATCAGGTAGCAATCCCGAACAAGCTAAGTTTTTTATGGCGAAAGAGGTAAGAGCACATCAAGTGAATTCAGAAAGCATGGTGACAATTAAAAGGTCACCTGAGAATTATGCTGATCATATAAGAGAAATGAAAGATTCATGGGGGAATTTTAAAATAGAAATCCAAGAATTAATTTCTCAAAATCAAAAAGTTCATGTCAGATGGAAGCAGACAGGAATGCATATTGGAGAGTACGAGGGTTATCTGCCTACAAATAAAGAGGTTATTGAAATAGGTAGTGCCGTATACCTGTTAGAGGATCAAAAAATCGTGGAATACTGGATTCAGGTGGACAGATTGGGAATCCTTGAGCAAATAAAAAAGAATCAAGAACAAGATTAA
- a CDS encoding TetR/AcrR family transcriptional regulator — protein sequence MVRQREFDEEKALDDAMLLFWEKGYKATSLSDLTAKMEIQRPSLYSAFGDKEKLFESALRKYTKLHASHIRTKFQNNLSVKEAFRTFFKDLVEEEYKESPNKGCFCINTMVELAPHDEKFEILTREHQMYLSIIFQETIVRGIRSGELESSLDAKVLAQTLVVSLIGLTVLMKSRPERSFVENSVAMILSLLK from the coding sequence ATGGTTCGACAACGTGAATTTGATGAGGAAAAAGCGTTGGATGATGCTATGCTGCTTTTTTGGGAGAAGGGGTACAAGGCTACTTCGCTAAGCGATTTGACTGCCAAAATGGAAATACAACGACCAAGCTTATACTCAGCTTTTGGAGACAAAGAGAAATTGTTTGAGTCTGCATTACGCAAATATACAAAGCTACATGCTTCCCATATTCGAACAAAATTTCAAAACAATCTATCTGTAAAGGAAGCATTTCGAACATTTTTTAAAGATTTGGTGGAAGAGGAATATAAAGAAAGTCCGAACAAGGGATGTTTTTGCATTAATACAATGGTGGAACTTGCCCCTCACGATGAAAAATTTGAAATCCTTACAAGGGAGCATCAAATGTATCTTTCGATCATATTTCAAGAAACGATTGTCCGAGGTATTCGCTCAGGTGAGCTCGAAAGCAGCCTTGATGCTAAAGTTTTGGCACAGACACTAGTCGTTTCATTAATCGGGCTTACCGTGTTAATGAAATCTCGTCCAGAGCGTTCATTTGTAGAAAATTCAGTAGCGATGATATTATCATTATTAAAATAA
- a CDS encoding winged helix-turn-helix transcriptional regulator translates to MNIEPESCRVEDALSILVGKWKPIILLHLFTNGTQRFSELKRRMPGITQKMLTNQLRELENEDIIQRVVYPQVPPKVEYSITEYGRSLEPILHAMHEWGTKHTLHKRQKSNERASK, encoded by the coding sequence ATGAATATAGAACCAGAATCATGTCGTGTCGAAGATGCTTTAAGCATATTAGTCGGGAAATGGAAACCAATTATCTTATTGCATTTATTTACGAACGGTACTCAAAGGTTCAGTGAATTAAAACGAAGAATGCCTGGAATCACGCAAAAAATGTTGACTAATCAATTACGTGAGTTAGAAAACGAAGATATTATTCAGCGTGTTGTCTATCCACAGGTTCCTCCTAAAGTGGAATATTCGATCACTGAATACGGCAGGAGCTTGGAACCAATCTTACACGCAATGCATGAATGGGGAACAAAGCATACATTGCATAAAAGACAAAAATCGAACGAAAGAGCGAGTAAATAA
- a CDS encoding LLM class flavin-dependent oxidoreductase has product MNKKNQSKFEFGVYTFGELIRDPITGKVISAEERIQNIMKTAKLADEAGVDIFGLGEHHRLDFAVSATPVVLAAIAQATKNIRLASATTVLGTADPVRVFEDFSTLDLISGGRAEIMAGRGSFIESFPLFGYNLDDYHELFEEKLQLLHELNNNERVTWQGKFRSPLNNSEIAPRPKQNKIPIWRGVGGTPESAVRAGQAGLGMALAILGGNPLYVKPLVEAYRQAGISAGHAEEDLKIAITSHGYIGKTAEQAVDEFHPYYSNYIGSMARRNIPKEQVAAAVSKNDALAVGGPEEIIEKILYQYELFGHERFIMQLDICQPVSQVESAIELLATKVMPVVRREIEKQKNEAVN; this is encoded by the coding sequence ATGAACAAGAAAAATCAAAGTAAGTTTGAATTTGGTGTCTATACGTTTGGAGAACTGATTCGGGATCCTATTACCGGAAAAGTCATTTCTGCGGAAGAGCGTATTCAAAATATCATGAAGACAGCGAAGCTGGCTGATGAAGCTGGGGTGGATATTTTTGGTTTAGGGGAACATCATCGTTTGGATTTTGCGGTTTCAGCGACACCTGTTGTGTTAGCAGCGATTGCACAAGCAACAAAAAATATCCGATTGGCCAGTGCTACAACTGTATTAGGTACAGCAGATCCTGTAAGAGTATTCGAAGACTTTTCGACATTAGATTTAATTTCAGGTGGCCGTGCGGAAATTATGGCAGGTAGAGGATCATTTATCGAATCGTTCCCTCTTTTTGGCTATAATTTGGATGATTATCATGAACTTTTTGAAGAGAAATTACAATTGTTACATGAATTAAATAATAATGAACGTGTTACATGGCAAGGAAAGTTTCGTTCGCCGCTAAATAATAGCGAGATTGCACCTAGACCAAAACAAAATAAGATTCCCATTTGGAGAGGAGTGGGGGGAACCCCTGAAAGTGCAGTTCGGGCTGGGCAGGCTGGTCTTGGAATGGCACTCGCCATTTTAGGAGGTAATCCTCTTTATGTAAAACCTTTAGTGGAAGCCTATCGTCAAGCTGGGATTTCGGCAGGACACGCAGAAGAGGACCTGAAAATTGCAATCACAAGCCATGGCTATATTGGCAAGACGGCAGAACAGGCTGTGGATGAATTTCACCCATATTATTCGAATTATATTGGATCGATGGCAAGAAGAAATATTCCTAAAGAGCAAGTGGCAGCAGCTGTCTCTAAAAACGATGCACTTGCTGTTGGAGGTCCTGAAGAAATCATTGAAAAGATCCTTTATCAATATGAATTATTTGGGCATGAACGCTTTATAATGCAGCTTGATATTTGTCAGCCGGTTTCCCAGGTTGAAAGTGCGATCGAATTATTAGCGACTAAAGTAATGCCAGTAGTAAGACGGGAAATTGAAAAACAAAAAAATGAAGCAGTTAATTAA
- a CDS encoding NADPH-dependent FMN reductase — protein sequence MTKIGILVGSLRKESFSKKIASNVAALFPEGYETECIEIGNLPFYNQDDDGENNVLPEYTAFRYKTKQFDAFLFVTPEYNRSVPAVLSNAMDIGSRPYGASVWNGKPAAIISQSLGNLGGFGANHHLRQTLVCLNMPVVHQPEAYLSNAAALLDESGKIKNEGTVQFLQSFVDTFIDLIQRYQV from the coding sequence ATGACAAAAATCGGTATTTTAGTTGGTAGCTTACGAAAAGAATCTTTTTCTAAAAAAATCGCATCGAATGTTGCAGCTTTGTTTCCCGAGGGATATGAAACAGAATGTATCGAAATCGGAAATCTCCCATTCTATAATCAGGATGATGATGGTGAAAATAATGTCCTACCAGAATATACGGCATTTCGTTACAAAACGAAGCAATTTGATGCTTTTTTATTTGTAACTCCTGAATATAACCGTTCTGTGCCAGCTGTATTAAGTAATGCAATGGATATAGGTTCACGTCCTTATGGAGCGAGTGTTTGGAATGGTAAACCAGCAGCAATTATTAGTCAATCACTTGGTAATTTAGGTGGGTTTGGTGCAAACCACCATTTACGTCAAACACTTGTATGCTTAAATATGCCAGTGGTTCACCAACCGGAAGCTTATTTGAGTAACGCGGCAGCTTTGCTGGATGAAAGCGGGAAAATTAAGAATGAAGGAACTGTTCAATTCTTACAATCATTTGTCGATACGTTTATAGATTTAATTCAGAGATATCAAGTGTAG
- a CDS encoding SDR family oxidoreductase, with amino-acid sequence MKVLILGGTRFLGKALVKEALKRGHEVTLFNRGTNKEIFPEIEQLTGDRDGDVSLLENRKWDVVMDTCGLAPHQIKKIATVLGDNVEHYTYISSISLYKDWIPLNITEDYDLQSMPPNDKLKDVEEGKISPYEYYGALKVLCEAEAEKHWPGRVLHVRAGLLVGPFDYTDRLSYWVQRVAQGGKVLVPGRTDRPVQLIDVKDIATWVFNMAESRKKGTFNVTGPNYKLTMEELLNTCKAVTNSDTEFVWAEEQFIVEHKVEPWTEMPFWIPEHFPLEGETEPWKGSFSISIEKAIKAGLSFRTLEDTIYDVYQWEKARQDTDRKTGISLEREQELLEAWFQKEKKETW; translated from the coding sequence ATGAAGGTCCTAATATTAGGAGGTACTCGTTTTTTAGGAAAAGCTTTGGTAAAAGAAGCATTGAAAAGAGGTCACGAAGTTACATTATTTAATCGCGGTACCAATAAAGAGATATTTCCTGAGATTGAGCAGCTGACTGGTGATAGAGACGGTGATGTTTCACTCCTGGAAAACCGGAAATGGGATGTTGTAATGGATACGTGCGGACTTGCTCCGCATCAAATCAAAAAAATTGCGACTGTACTTGGGGATAACGTCGAGCATTATACCTATATCTCAAGCATCTCTCTTTATAAGGATTGGATTCCCCTCAATATTACGGAAGACTATGATTTACAATCGATGCCTCCGAATGATAAGTTGAAAGACGTTGAAGAAGGGAAAATTTCTCCCTATGAGTATTACGGTGCGTTGAAGGTACTTTGTGAAGCTGAAGCGGAAAAGCATTGGCCGGGGCGTGTGTTGCATGTTAGAGCAGGGCTGCTTGTCGGACCGTTTGACTATACGGATCGGCTCTCGTACTGGGTTCAGCGTGTGGCACAGGGTGGAAAAGTATTGGTGCCGGGACGTACAGATCGTCCTGTTCAATTGATTGACGTAAAAGATATAGCAACATGGGTATTCAATATGGCAGAAAGCAGAAAAAAGGGCACGTTTAATGTTACAGGTCCCAATTATAAATTGACAATGGAAGAGCTATTAAACACCTGTAAAGCTGTCACAAACAGTGATACCGAATTTGTCTGGGCAGAAGAACAGTTTATAGTGGAGCACAAAGTTGAGCCATGGACGGAAATGCCTTTTTGGATTCCTGAACACTTCCCGTTAGAAGGAGAAACAGAACCGTGGAAAGGATCTTTTTCCATCAGCATAGAAAAAGCTATTAAAGCTGGTCTTTCCTTCCGGACTCTTGAAGATACTATTTATGATGTGTATCAATGGGAAAAAGCGAGACAGGATACAGATCGAAAAACAGGGATATCACTGGAAAGAGAGCAAGAGCTGCTGGAGGCTTGGTTCCAAAAAGAAAAAAAGGAGACATGGTGA
- a CDS encoding amidohydrolase family protein translates to MRIFDAHFHIIDFDFPIIENQGYMPPSYAVEDYQNETADLNVLGGAIVSGSFQGFDQEYLLKALKQMGSTFCGVTQLPFTVTDEEIIRLNKNGVKALRFNIKRGGSEDLSKFDYFARRVFDLVGWHSELYIDSKALPEISSTIVKLPAISIDHLGLSEEGLPHLLKLVDKGIRVKATGFGRVELNIENALNSIYDSNPDALMFGTDLPSTRAKRHFEYADIELIQRLFDEKATEKILYTNALKWYFK, encoded by the coding sequence ATGAGAATTTTTGATGCACATTTTCATATTATCGATTTTGATTTTCCGATCATCGAAAACCAAGGATATATGCCACCTAGCTATGCTGTAGAAGATTATCAAAATGAAACTGCTGATTTAAATGTATTGGGTGGAGCGATTGTATCCGGGTCATTTCAAGGTTTTGACCAAGAATATTTATTGAAGGCCCTTAAACAAATGGGATCAACATTTTGTGGCGTTACGCAATTACCTTTTACGGTGACGGACGAAGAAATCATACGTTTAAATAAAAATGGGGTAAAAGCACTGCGTTTTAATATAAAACGAGGCGGTTCAGAAGATTTATCGAAGTTCGATTACTTTGCCAGGAGAGTATTTGATTTAGTGGGGTGGCATAGCGAGCTTTATATTGATTCAAAAGCGTTACCAGAAATTTCATCAACTATTGTAAAATTACCTGCGATTTCAATTGACCATTTAGGATTATCTGAAGAGGGATTACCTCATTTATTAAAGCTGGTGGATAAAGGCATTCGAGTTAAAGCCACTGGTTTTGGCCGTGTAGAATTGAATATTGAGAATGCCTTAAACTCAATTTATGATAGTAACCCAGACGCTCTTATGTTCGGAACAGATTTGCCATCTACAAGGGCGAAAAGACACTTTGAGTATGCAGACATTGAATTGATTCAGCGTCTTTTTGATGAAAAAGCTACAGAAAAAATATTGTACACGAATGCATTAAAATGGTATTTTAAGTAA
- a CDS encoding glycoside hydrolase, protein MKKILSIMLIATIATSVLTGCVNDKNIPSKEVHSQIDNLDFNFSVDPETLAFEVESNGTIEKASEPLEKMEVSNLEDSGDTITWSYLEKEIDVEIEKKDDYVDVSIISNKDGDNMFAWPKVKGDGYMLPLNQGKYIPSNDSIWKEYLSEEKMKVIEAFSMQFFAVEKSEYSLVYIIKNPYNSEVNFKTKNDIEFTFNHEFPAINEQKEYGFRIYVTKKDPVDVAKTYKNYLVEQGDFKTLGEKTEENSNIEKLYGAPHAYFWDRTVISEENIEWAILRDAIPEKLKSWIQRLLNTKVEDGSELSSAFNDLNNLDYVDKYTKNRIVKGLSALLQLKEFYNPEIFTEADKKTQELLNKGIDHINAVELIDLNKRLLKSVLGNAVDPIEQWADANTVDVIKDMKDSGLENMWIGLDDWQEGFIKPELVKEVNDMGYLIGTYDSYHSIHEPGKEKWETAKFKDTSLYENATVTNKDGNKIEGFQGQGRKLNPTLAMPSVKERVTSILNTGLAFNSWFLDTDGTGEIYDDYSPEHVTTEEEDIQARIKRIEYLQKEWKMVVGTEGGNDFANKTVAFAHGIETPSFSWMDEDMARNKESEYYVGRYYSSTGGVPELFSKQIPLKDKYKKLFLDTNYTIPLYKLVYNDSVITTYWWGWGTLKIEDEISNRMLYEVLYNVPPLYHIDKHEWEKHKETIVRHSEVWSNFSKKAITEEMTDFKIISDDRLVQMTEYGKELSVVANFSDDEFNFKGDKIPGKSLLIIDGNSKTIYTPEK, encoded by the coding sequence ATGAAAAAAATACTATCAATCATGTTAATTGCTACAATTGCAACGAGTGTTCTTACCGGCTGTGTGAACGACAAAAATATACCTAGCAAAGAGGTCCATTCACAAATAGATAATTTAGACTTTAACTTTAGTGTGGATCCAGAAACTTTAGCGTTTGAGGTAGAGTCCAATGGAACTATTGAAAAAGCATCGGAACCACTGGAAAAAATGGAGGTTTCAAATTTAGAAGACAGTGGAGATACTATTACCTGGAGCTATTTAGAAAAGGAAATTGATGTTGAAATTGAAAAAAAAGATGATTATGTAGATGTATCCATAATATCTAACAAAGATGGAGATAACATGTTCGCGTGGCCGAAAGTGAAAGGTGATGGATATATGCTCCCGTTAAATCAAGGGAAGTATATTCCAAGCAATGATTCTATTTGGAAAGAATATTTAAGTGAAGAAAAAATGAAGGTGATTGAGGCTTTTTCTATGCAGTTTTTTGCAGTTGAAAAAAGTGAGTATTCACTAGTCTATATAATTAAAAATCCTTATAATAGTGAAGTTAATTTTAAGACAAAAAATGATATTGAGTTTACTTTTAATCATGAATTTCCAGCCATTAACGAACAGAAGGAATATGGTTTTAGAATATATGTAACAAAAAAAGATCCAGTAGATGTTGCAAAGACCTATAAAAATTATTTGGTTGAACAAGGGGACTTCAAAACCTTGGGCGAAAAGACGGAAGAAAATAGTAATATTGAAAAGCTTTATGGTGCCCCACATGCTTATTTTTGGGATAGAACTGTGATTTCAGAGGAAAATATAGAATGGGCTATACTGAGAGACGCTATCCCTGAAAAACTGAAATCATGGATTCAGAGGTTACTAAATACTAAAGTTGAGGATGGTTCAGAACTTTCATCGGCCTTTAATGATTTAAATAACTTAGACTATGTAGACAAATATACTAAAAATAGAATTGTCAAAGGCTTAAGTGCTTTACTTCAGCTAAAAGAATTCTATAATCCAGAAATTTTTACTGAAGCAGATAAAAAAACACAGGAATTATTGAACAAAGGAATAGACCATATAAATGCTGTTGAATTAATTGACCTAAATAAGAGATTATTAAAAAGCGTACTTGGAAATGCAGTTGATCCAATAGAGCAGTGGGCAGATGCAAATACTGTAGATGTGATAAAGGATATGAAGGATTCTGGGCTAGAAAATATGTGGATTGGTTTAGATGACTGGCAAGAAGGATTTATTAAACCGGAGTTAGTAAAAGAAGTAAACGATATGGGCTATTTAATTGGCACTTATGATTCGTATCATTCAATCCACGAACCAGGTAAAGAGAAATGGGAAACTGCTAAGTTTAAAGATACTTCACTTTATGAGAATGCAACTGTCACCAATAAAGATGGGAACAAGATCGAAGGATTCCAAGGTCAAGGTAGAAAGTTGAATCCGACACTTGCAATGCCTAGTGTAAAAGAAAGAGTAACTTCAATTTTAAATACGGGCTTAGCATTTAACTCATGGTTTTTAGACACGGATGGTACTGGGGAGATCTACGATGACTATTCTCCAGAACATGTAACTACTGAAGAGGAAGATATCCAAGCAAGAATCAAGAGAATTGAATATCTGCAAAAAGAATGGAAAATGGTAGTTGGAACTGAAGGCGGCAATGATTTTGCAAACAAAACTGTTGCTTTTGCACATGGAATAGAAACGCCATCATTTTCTTGGATGGATGAAGATATGGCGAGAAACAAAGAAAGTGAGTATTATGTAGGAAGATATTATTCGAGTACTGGCGGAGTACCCGAATTATTTTCTAAACAAATACCTTTAAAAGATAAGTACAAGAAGCTGTTTTTGGATACAAACTACACTATCCCATTGTATAAGTTGGTCTACAACGATTCAGTGATTACGACTTATTGGTGGGGATGGGGAACTTTAAAAATAGAAGATGAAATATCCAATAGGATGCTGTATGAAGTACTTTATAATGTACCTCCCTTATATCATATTGATAAACACGAGTGGGAAAAACATAAAGAAACAATAGTAAGACATTCTGAGGTATGGTCTAATTTCAGTAAAAAAGCAATAACGGAAGAAATGACAGATTTTAAAATCATATCAGACGATAGATTAGTCCAAATGACAGAATACGGTAAAGAATTGAGTGTAGTAGCCAATTTTTCAGATGATGAATTTAACTTTAAAGGCGATAAAATACCGGGGAAATCACTATTAATTATTGATGGAAATAGTAAAACTATTTATACCCCGGAAAAGTAA
- a CDS encoding D-alanine--D-alanine ligase family protein, with amino-acid sequence MRIVVLAGGLSDERDVSLASGAQISNALVSKNHDVLLLDIYTGLQDVSDFESAYKKYKKETYTYNVPKEKPNLEVLRKQQNNQKSLIGPNVLEICQDADICFLALHGGIGENGQLQALFDIYGIQYTGSAYEGSLLAMNKIISKELMAFNGTKTPEWDIYHFGKEIPEIKYPVVFKPNDNGSSIGVIILNDSDELHKALEEMKGISSTILIEEKIDGREFSVGIIGSSALPVIEIIPKQGFFDYQSKYQEGASEEISPANIPNSLAEELQNTALKVHNLLGLKVYSRIDFIVDEDHVIYCIEANSLPGMTQTSLLPKEAHANQISYEDLCELLIMESLKKYS; translated from the coding sequence ATGAGAATAGTTGTATTAGCTGGCGGGTTAAGTGATGAAAGGGATGTTTCTCTTGCTTCTGGTGCTCAAATTTCCAATGCTTTAGTTTCTAAAAATCATGATGTATTATTACTAGATATTTATACAGGTTTACAAGATGTTTCTGATTTTGAATCCGCTTATAAAAAATATAAAAAAGAAACATATACTTATAATGTGCCTAAAGAAAAACCTAATTTGGAAGTATTACGAAAACAGCAAAATAATCAAAAGTCTTTAATTGGTCCTAATGTGTTAGAAATTTGTCAAGATGCCGATATTTGCTTCCTTGCTCTTCATGGTGGTATCGGTGAAAATGGACAGTTACAGGCCTTATTCGATATATACGGTATTCAATATACTGGTAGCGCTTATGAGGGCAGTCTATTAGCGATGAATAAAATAATTTCAAAGGAATTAATGGCTTTTAATGGAACCAAAACGCCGGAATGGGATATTTATCATTTTGGTAAAGAAATACCGGAAATTAAGTATCCAGTGGTTTTCAAGCCAAATGATAACGGGTCCAGTATAGGCGTGATCATTCTTAATGATTCTGATGAACTTCATAAAGCTTTAGAAGAAATGAAGGGTATTTCAAGTACTATTCTAATCGAAGAAAAAATAGATGGTAGAGAGTTTTCTGTTGGCATCATTGGAAGTTCTGCTTTACCTGTTATAGAAATTATTCCTAAGCAAGGTTTCTTCGATTACCAAAGTAAGTATCAAGAAGGTGCAAGTGAAGAAATATCTCCTGCAAATATTCCCAATAGTCTAGCTGAAGAGTTGCAAAACACGGCGTTAAAGGTACATAATTTATTAGGATTAAAGGTCTATTCTAGAATTGACTTTATTGTTGATGAGGATCATGTAATTTATTGTATTGAAGCGAATTCTCTACCTGGTATGACGCAAACTAGTTTATTGCCTAAAGAAGCCCACGCCAATCAAATAAGTTATGAAGATTTATGCGAATTACTAATAATGGAATCTCTCAAAAAATATTCATAA
- a CDS encoding class I SAM-dependent methyltransferase, protein MTEEAILNYDDLFNMLDNLLREPKEFWEGFYSNRDKEIPFFKIKGPDENLVEYFENGLKPTRVLEIGCGPGRNAIYMAQKGCKVDALDISQNAIDWAIERAKEDQVDINFQCQSLFSFFFEPNSYDFVYDCGLLHHIAPHRRLTYLEVIKKALKPNGYLGLVCFNTDGAVDTSDWEVYRAGSLNRGIGYTEKRLKEVFTKDFDIISFRGMKKITQPSEFFGEEFLWTILMQMK, encoded by the coding sequence ATGACGGAAGAAGCTATTTTAAATTACGATGATTTATTTAATATGTTAGATAATCTTTTAAGAGAACCTAAAGAATTTTGGGAAGGTTTTTATTCTAATCGTGATAAAGAAATACCTTTCTTTAAAATAAAAGGTCCTGATGAGAACCTAGTCGAGTATTTTGAAAATGGTCTAAAACCTACCCGTGTATTAGAAATTGGTTGCGGACCAGGTAGAAACGCTATTTATATGGCTCAAAAAGGTTGTAAAGTGGATGCTCTAGATATTTCACAGAATGCTATTGATTGGGCAATAGAAAGGGCAAAAGAAGATCAAGTAGATATAAACTTTCAATGCCAATCACTATTCAGTTTTTTCTTTGAACCTAATTCATATGACTTTGTTTACGATTGTGGTTTACTTCATCATATAGCACCCCATAGACGATTAACATATTTAGAAGTAATTAAAAAAGCACTTAAACCAAATGGCTATTTAGGTTTAGTGTGTTTCAATACAGATGGTGCAGTAGATACTTCTGATTGGGAAGTTTATAGAGCTGGTAGTTTAAACAGAGGTATAGGTTATACAGAGAAGAGACTTAAAGAAGTATTCACAAAGGATTTTGACATCATTAGTTTTAGGGGAATGAAAAAGATTACTCAACCAAGTGAATTTTTCGGAGAAGAATTTTTGTGGACAATCTTAATGCAAATGAAATAG